Below is a genomic region from Persicimonas caeni.
GGTAGCCACGTTCTGCTACGCCGAGGAGGTCGTCGACGGGGGCGGTTATGCGAGCCTGGGGCCGACAACGTGCCAGCAGGTCAGCTTCGACCGACTCGCCGACGACGAAGTGGTCCTCCGGTTGCAGTAGCCCGAACTGAGAGATCCGCCTTCGAACCAGCTGGGGCCTCTCCTCCGTCGACCGAACGGCGGTGGGATGCGCCAGCAGCAAATCAATCGCGTCGATCGCGGTCTCCCTCGGAGAGGCCACCCGCTCGTTCTTCGGCTCGCAGCGCGTGACGAGTCAGTAGCAGAATGCGAAGGGGGCCTCTTCGAGGAAGAATGCGATCGACGCTAAGGCTCCTCGGGTGGCGTAAGTCTACGCCGTTCATTCGCCCGAGAAGAGGCCCCCGAGCTTCTGCGTAAACGGAGCAATCCTCCTCAAACCCCGAGACCGTCGACGCAGTCGTTGACAGTTTTTGGGCCCGTCTTTACATTGCAGCGGCGCGCACTTGATGCAGCGCGTCATGTGCGCGGGCCACCTGACAAACCTAGCGAATACCCTCGGAAAACCGCCGTGAAACACTTTATCACCACCCTCGACTGGTCGCGCGAGGAGCTGCAGGCGTTCTTGGACCACGCCAAGGCTCTCAAGGCTGACCCGATTCAGCCGCTCCTCAAAGACAAGTCGGTCGCGCTCGTCTTCTTCAACCCGTCGCTTCGCACGCGCACCTCCTTCGACGTGGGCGCCCGCCAGTTGGGCGGCCACGCGGTGGTGCTGCAGCCGGGCCGCGGCGCCTGGCCCATGGAGTTCGAGGTGGGCGCCAAGATGGACGCCGACGCCGAAGAGCACGTCATCGAGGCGGCGCGGGTCCTGAGCCGCTACTGCGACATCATCGCCGTGCGCGCCTTCCCCAAGTTCGAGAACTGGGAGCAGGACCGCCGCGACCACGTCATCAAGGCGTTCGCCGAGTACGCGACGGTGCCGGTCATCAACATGGAGACCATCACCCACCCGTGTCAGGAGATGGCCCACATGTTGACCCTCCAGGAGCACCTGGGGCAGGTCGACGGCAAGAAGTTCGTGCTCACCTGGACCTACCACCCCAAGCCGCTCAACACCGCGGTGGCCAACTCCGGGCTGATCATCGCGTCGAAATTCGGTATGGACGTCACGCTTCTGTGCCCCACCGAGGACTACCTGCTCGACGAGCGCTACATGAACGCGGCCAGCGAGTACTGCTCGCAGAACGGCCACGAGTTGACCGTCACCCACGACATCGAAGAGGCCTACGACGGCGCCGACGTCGTCTACGCCAAGAGTTGGGGGGCGTTGCCGTACTTCGGCCGTTGGGACGCCGAGCGCGAGATCCGCGACCAATACCAGCACTTCATCGTCGACTCCGAGAAGATGGCGATGACCAACAACGCACTTTTCAGCCACTGTTTGCCCGTTCGCCGCAACGTCAAAGTGACCGGCGAAGTGTTGGATTCGGAGCAGTCGGTGGCCATTGACGAAGCAGAGAACCGCTTGCACGTCCAAAAGGCGCTCATGGCGGGCCTTATCGGAGATTGAACCGCAAATTCACCACGGAGACACGGGGGGGCACGGAGGAAGGCAGTCTAAAGTTTACAAAGCCGTTTCCCGTGTTCGCCGTGTCCCCCGTGGTGAATCCCAAGCAGAGAGTTAGATATGTCGAAAGAAGTCGTACTTGCATTTTCCGGCGGCCTGGACACCAGCTTTTGTGTGCCGTGGCTCGTCGAGAAGGGTTATGAGGTGGTCACTCTCTTTGTGGACACCGGTGGTGTCGACGACGAGGAGCTCCAGTATATCGAGGACCGCGCCTACGCGCTGGGCGCCAAGGAGCACCTGGTGGCCGAGGTCGGCCAGGAGATCTGGGACGAGGTCGTCGTGCCGCTGGTTCACGGTGGCAAGACCTACCAGAACCAGTACCCGTTGCTGTGCTCGGACCGCTACCTCATCGTGCGCAAGTCGCTCGAGGTGTGCGAGGAGCGCGGTACCAAGCTGTTCGCTCACGGCTGCACCGGCATGGGTAACGACCAGGTGCGCTTCGACTTGACGGTGCGCGCGCTGGGCGACTTCGAGATTCTGGCGCCCATTCGCGAGATCCAGCAAGAGCGCGACAACGTGCGCGAGTTCGAGCAGCAGTATCTCGAGGAGCGCGGCTTCGAGGTGCGCCCCAAGACCACCGTCTACACGATCAACGAAAACCTGCTCGGCGTGACCACTTCCGGCTCGGAGGTCGACGAGTGGGAGATCCCCGGCGAGGAGACCTACCAGCTCACCGCCCACCCGTCCGAGTGGCCCGACGAGCCGCTGCGCGTCGAGATCGGCTTCTTCAAGGGCACGCCGGTTTCCATCGACGGCGAACACCTCGACGGTCCCCAGATGCTCGCCGCGCTCAACGAGCGCTTCGGCGCCTACGGCGTGGGCCGCAGCCCCTACACCGGCGACACCACCATCGGCCTCAAGGGCCGCATCGTGTTCGAGGCGCCCGGGCTGACCGCACTTCTGACCGCGCACCGCGCCCTCGAAGAGGCCGTGCTCACCAAGCACCAGAACCGCTTCAAGCCGACCGTCGCTGACAAGTGGGTCGAGCTGGTCTACGAAGGCTTCTTCTACGAGCCGCTCAAGGCCGACCTCGAGGCGTATCTGGAGAGCTCGCAGCGCAAGGTCAACGGCACCGTGACCCTCGAGACCTACGGCGGTCGCGTCGACGCGGTCAAAGTCGACAGCGAACATATCCTGCGCCGCAAAGACGCGGTGTACGCCCAGAGTGCCGACTGGGGCGTGCAGGAGGCGGAGGGCTTCATCAAGCTCTTCGGTCAATCCTCGACCCTGTGGGCCGAGGTCAACGACTTCGACTCGGAATGACATGAG
It encodes:
- a CDS encoding argininosuccinate synthase produces the protein MSKEVVLAFSGGLDTSFCVPWLVEKGYEVVTLFVDTGGVDDEELQYIEDRAYALGAKEHLVAEVGQEIWDEVVVPLVHGGKTYQNQYPLLCSDRYLIVRKSLEVCEERGTKLFAHGCTGMGNDQVRFDLTVRALGDFEILAPIREIQQERDNVREFEQQYLEERGFEVRPKTTVYTINENLLGVTTSGSEVDEWEIPGEETYQLTAHPSEWPDEPLRVEIGFFKGTPVSIDGEHLDGPQMLAALNERFGAYGVGRSPYTGDTTIGLKGRIVFEAPGLTALLTAHRALEEAVLTKHQNRFKPTVADKWVELVYEGFFYEPLKADLEAYLESSQRKVNGTVTLETYGGRVDAVKVDSEHILRRKDAVYAQSADWGVQEAEGFIKLFGQSSTLWAEVNDFDSE
- a CDS encoding N-acetylornithine carbamoyltransferase; translation: MKHFITTLDWSREELQAFLDHAKALKADPIQPLLKDKSVALVFFNPSLRTRTSFDVGARQLGGHAVVLQPGRGAWPMEFEVGAKMDADAEEHVIEAARVLSRYCDIIAVRAFPKFENWEQDRRDHVIKAFAEYATVPVINMETITHPCQEMAHMLTLQEHLGQVDGKKFVLTWTYHPKPLNTAVANSGLIIASKFGMDVTLLCPTEDYLLDERYMNAASEYCSQNGHELTVTHDIEEAYDGADVVYAKSWGALPYFGRWDAEREIRDQYQHFIVDSEKMAMTNNALFSHCLPVRRNVKVTGEVLDSEQSVAIDEAENRLHVQKALMAGLIGD